The Acinetobacter pittii genome contains a region encoding:
- the rdgB gene encoding RdgB/HAM1 family non-canonical purine NTP pyrophosphatase, translated as MSTPHWFDQGSLVLASNNKGKVAEFEKLFEQLKLPVEIIPQGRLNIPDANEDGLSFIENAIIKARHASKISGKPAMADDSGICVPVLGGAPGIYSARYAGEHGDDAANNAKLLNDLLPYRKNGEVIEGMFVCVLALVTHAEDPLPQIFQGIWHGEILEAPRGENGFGYDPLFWLPELQVSSAELSKEEKNKISHRGQAMQLFKESLQK; from the coding sequence ATGTCTACCCCACATTGGTTTGATCAGGGCAGTTTAGTTCTTGCCAGCAATAACAAAGGTAAAGTCGCTGAGTTTGAAAAACTTTTTGAACAGCTTAAGTTACCAGTAGAAATTATTCCTCAAGGTCGCCTTAATATTCCTGATGCAAATGAAGATGGTTTAAGCTTTATTGAAAATGCCATTATTAAAGCGCGTCATGCTTCTAAAATTTCAGGTAAACCTGCTATGGCTGATGACTCAGGCATTTGTGTACCAGTCTTAGGCGGCGCACCTGGCATTTATTCAGCACGCTATGCTGGAGAACATGGTGACGATGCAGCGAATAATGCAAAATTATTAAATGACCTTTTGCCCTACCGTAAAAATGGTGAAGTGATTGAAGGTATGTTTGTATGTGTACTTGCTTTAGTGACGCATGCTGAAGATCCTTTACCACAAATTTTCCAAGGCATCTGGCACGGCGAAATTTTAGAAGCGCCACGTGGCGAAAATGGCTTTGGCTATGACCCACTGTTCTGGTTGCCTGAGCTACAAGTTTCTAGCGCTGAGTTGTCTAAAGAAGAAAAGAATAAGATTAGTCATCGTGGGCAAGCGATGCAGTTATTTAAAGAGAGCTTACAGAAGTAA
- a CDS encoding tetratricopeptide repeat protein: protein MKKTLFSTLFAGLLSMQAHADYIAQPQSVASQAARFSTMGINDLQKAAKAGQAGAQFYLGTHYQYGKDVAKDEKQAFAWFKAAADQGLSPAQLNVGRMYADGIGVKKDESMARKYFEKAASNGDNRASYNLAMMEEQKKNYVGAYQWYELSTRDGMLDNKVISLSEGKKTALAANLTQEQIRTARDRADKWIQAQ, encoded by the coding sequence ATGAAAAAGACATTATTTAGCACACTATTTGCAGGACTGCTAAGTATGCAGGCTCATGCAGATTATATCGCCCAGCCACAATCGGTTGCGAGTCAGGCTGCACGTTTTTCAACAATGGGGATTAATGATCTTCAAAAAGCAGCAAAAGCGGGTCAAGCAGGCGCTCAATTTTACCTTGGTACACACTACCAATATGGTAAAGATGTAGCAAAAGACGAGAAGCAAGCTTTCGCATGGTTTAAAGCAGCAGCTGACCAAGGTTTATCACCAGCACAACTCAACGTGGGCCGTATGTATGCCGACGGTATTGGTGTTAAAAAAGATGAGTCTATGGCTCGTAAATACTTTGAAAAAGCAGCAAGCAATGGCGATAACCGTGCAAGCTATAACCTCGCGATGATGGAAGAGCAAAAGAAAAACTACGTGGGTGCTTACCAGTGGTATGAGCTTTCAACTCGTGATGGCATGCTCGACAATAAAGTGATTAGCCTATCTGAAGGTAAGAAAACTGCTCTTGCAGCGAACTTGACTCAAGAACAAATCCGTACAGCACGTGACCGTGCGGACAAATGGATTCAGGCACAATAA
- the metW gene encoding methionine biosynthesis protein MetW, giving the protein MRIDQQLAEKWIKPGSSVLDLGCGDGELLAHMSQKHQIRAYGLEIDQEKIAIAVSRGLNIIQQDLNLGLSRFADQSFDYVVMAQALQAVDAPDVLLRDMVRVGKQAIITFPNFAHWKTRSFLALKGMMPVSDALPYMWYNTPNIHLCTFKDFEALCAENQIQIINRLAVNGNQQGSLLSKHVPNLFGEVAIYRVSAL; this is encoded by the coding sequence ATGCGTATTGATCAACAACTGGCAGAAAAGTGGATTAAACCCGGCTCAAGCGTACTCGATTTAGGGTGTGGTGACGGTGAATTACTCGCTCATATGAGCCAAAAGCATCAAATTCGTGCTTATGGTTTAGAAATTGATCAAGAAAAGATTGCAATTGCCGTCAGTCGCGGGTTAAATATTATTCAACAAGATTTGAATCTCGGCTTAAGCCGCTTTGCTGACCAGTCATTTGACTATGTGGTTATGGCACAAGCTTTGCAAGCCGTAGATGCACCCGATGTTTTATTAAGAGACATGGTGCGTGTGGGTAAACAGGCAATTATTACTTTTCCAAACTTTGCGCATTGGAAGACTCGCTCTTTTCTTGCATTAAAAGGAATGATGCCTGTATCGGATGCTCTACCATATATGTGGTATAACACCCCCAACATTCATTTATGTACATTTAAAGATTTTGAAGCACTATGTGCTGAAAATCAGATACAAATTATTAATCGACTCGCCGTCAATGGAAATCAGCAGGGAAGCCTGTTAAGCAAACATGTTCCGAATTTGTTTGGTGAAGTCGCTATTTATCGAGTGAGTGCACTATGA
- a CDS encoding AEC family transporter: protein MALLLPVLAFITGLLLAQTSLAETIKPILSAWLARLLIPVVIIYNMVFYQSGSLSLMLFSFGSAFLIFFAYLALFKDRLLALCVSYTNMGWLGFPFAMALFGPDATAPIVALYIGMSLFGNAWAVTAVTTAPQSKLSILKKVLSSPPCISIFCALLLRLLGAQHLEHPAIHWVYEVAKFAMTFAGMCVLGMWLRRTRVHLKDLIYSTKAQAFKVACGVVLCGLTYRFLPIPNISQQIGVMFLMFCLPPAANIVALETHYQGTGRSAAYIASGTIVSCVCIAIYAVFLHMFV from the coding sequence GTGGCGCTACTACTGCCTGTATTGGCATTTATCACAGGACTTTTACTTGCTCAGACTTCCCTTGCAGAAACTATAAAACCTATTCTTTCAGCTTGGCTTGCTCGCTTACTGATTCCTGTTGTGATTATTTACAACATGGTATTTTATCAGTCAGGTAGTTTGAGTTTAATGCTGTTTAGCTTTGGTTCAGCATTTCTTATTTTCTTTGCCTATTTAGCTCTATTTAAAGACAGATTATTAGCGCTATGCGTAAGTTATACCAACATGGGCTGGCTAGGCTTTCCTTTTGCCATGGCCTTATTTGGTCCTGATGCTACGGCTCCAATTGTTGCGCTATATATTGGAATGTCTCTTTTTGGAAATGCTTGGGCTGTCACGGCAGTCACCACCGCACCACAAAGTAAACTCAGCATATTAAAAAAGGTTCTGTCATCTCCACCGTGTATTTCAATATTTTGTGCACTTTTGCTCAGGTTATTAGGGGCTCAACATCTCGAGCATCCCGCCATACATTGGGTATATGAGGTTGCCAAGTTTGCAATGACTTTTGCTGGCATGTGTGTATTGGGAATGTGGTTGCGTCGTACTCGAGTACATTTAAAAGACTTAATTTATAGTACGAAAGCTCAAGCATTTAAAGTTGCCTGTGGGGTTGTACTTTGCGGCTTAACTTATAGATTTTTACCGATTCCAAATATTTCTCAGCAAATTGGAGTGATGTTTTTAATGTTCTGTCTGCCACCAGCAGCCAATATTGTAGCGCTAGAAACACATTATCAAGGAACGGGAAGATCTGCGGCTTATATCGCTTCAGGGACGATTGTGAGTTGTGTGTGTATTGCGATTTATGCAGTGTTTTTACACATGTTCGTCTAA
- the tatA gene encoding Sec-independent protein translocase subunit TatA gives MAGLSIWHVVIFAIVVILLFGTSKLKNIGKDVGGAVKDFKKSVREEDETTALNTPRTIDAQVKTPDSTSVKS, from the coding sequence ATGGCTGGTTTATCTATTTGGCATGTCGTTATTTTTGCGATTGTCGTTATTTTATTATTCGGTACATCTAAATTAAAAAATATCGGTAAAGACGTAGGCGGTGCAGTAAAAGACTTTAAAAAATCAGTTCGTGAAGAAGATGAGACTACTGCTCTTAATACGCCACGTACAATTGATGCCCAAGTCAAAACTCCTGACAGCACATCAGTAAAAAGCTAA
- the metX gene encoding homoserine O-succinyltransferase MetX, with amino-acid sequence MSFPADSVGLVTPQKFQFEEPLHLECDRVLPRFELMVETYGTLNADKSNAILICHALSGHHHAAGYHHEDDKKAGWWDSCIGPGKAIDTNKFFVVSLNNIGGCNGSTGPTSPNPENDNRPYGPDFPLVTVRDWVKTQAMLSDRLGVDVWYAVVGGSLGGMQALQWSVDYPDRLQKCVIIASAPKLSAQNIAFNEVARQSILSDPDFHHGRYLENDSYPKRGLILARMVGHITYLSEEAMKQKFGRDLKSGKFMYGFDVEFQVESYLRYQGEQFSRNFDANTYLIMTKALDYFDPSREYGHSLTEAMGKTKCQFLIVSFTTDWRFAPSRSQEIVDALITNHKPVSYLDIDAEQGHDSFLFPIPLYVKTMRAFLGGEEHLKSTSLEAS; translated from the coding sequence GTGTCTTTTCCAGCTGATTCAGTGGGGTTAGTCACTCCGCAAAAGTTCCAATTTGAAGAACCATTACACCTTGAATGTGATCGTGTTTTGCCACGTTTTGAACTAATGGTCGAAACTTACGGCACTTTAAATGCTGATAAATCAAATGCAATTTTAATCTGTCATGCTCTTTCCGGACATCATCATGCAGCGGGTTATCACCACGAAGATGATAAAAAAGCTGGATGGTGGGATAGTTGTATTGGCCCGGGTAAAGCAATTGATACGAATAAGTTTTTTGTAGTTTCGCTAAATAATATTGGTGGCTGTAATGGCTCAACTGGCCCGACTTCACCAAACCCTGAAAATGACAATCGCCCTTATGGGCCTGATTTTCCATTAGTAACAGTACGCGACTGGGTTAAAACTCAGGCCATGCTTTCTGACCGTTTGGGTGTAGATGTCTGGTATGCAGTAGTCGGTGGATCATTAGGAGGCATGCAAGCACTACAATGGTCCGTAGACTACCCTGACCGCCTACAAAAATGTGTGATTATTGCCAGTGCACCAAAGCTTTCAGCACAGAATATTGCATTCAATGAGGTTGCTCGTCAGTCAATCTTGTCTGATCCAGATTTCCATCATGGCCGTTATTTAGAAAATGATAGTTACCCGAAACGCGGACTAATTTTGGCTCGCATGGTAGGTCATATCACCTATCTTTCAGAAGAAGCCATGAAACAAAAATTTGGCCGTGATTTAAAATCTGGCAAATTTATGTACGGTTTTGATGTCGAGTTTCAGGTCGAAAGCTATCTACGTTATCAAGGTGAACAGTTCAGCCGTAACTTTGATGCCAATACTTATCTCATCATGACTAAAGCTTTAGATTATTTTGATCCATCACGTGAGTACGGTCACTCATTAACTGAAGCAATGGGGAAAACTAAATGTCAGTTCCTGATTGTGTCGTTTACAACTGACTGGCGTTTTGCACCAAGTCGTTCACAAGAAATTGTAGATGCGCTTATTACCAATCATAAGCCTGTAAGCTATCTCGACATTGATGCTGAACAAGGTCATGACTCGTTCTTATTCCCTATTCCACTGTATGTCAAAACCATGCGCGCTTTCTTAGGCGGTGAAGAACACTTAAAATCGACATCACTGGAGGCAAGCTAA